From a single Calothrix sp. NIES-2098 genomic region:
- a CDS encoding 4-(cytidine 5'-diphospho)-2-C-methyl-D-erythritol kinase, producing MRSYSLIAPAKINLYLEIIGDRPDGFHELAMILQSIELADQISVRSLSTDNIRVHSQHPQVPTDKSNLAYRAAELMVKEFPDTFAKYGGVEITIDKHIPVAAGLAGGSTNAAAVLVGIDLLWNLGLTQTELEELGAILGSDVPFCIAGGTVIATGRGEQLSPLPSLDNIYIVLAKYRSLEVSTAWAYKTYRQQFGNTYIKDNADLIARANAVHSGPIVKAIANKDAADIAQKLHNDLERVVLPEYPQVLQLRELFASQEGVLGTMMSGSGPTVFALVESQQQAEVVKQQIRAAIPDEDLELFVTRTATHGIKIASSV from the coding sequence ATGCGTTCTTACAGCTTAATTGCCCCTGCTAAAATCAACTTGTATCTGGAAATCATTGGCGATCGCCCGGATGGATTTCATGAGTTAGCGATGATACTGCAAAGTATCGAACTCGCAGACCAGATTAGCGTGCGTTCTCTTAGCACAGACAATATTCGCGTCCACAGCCAACACCCACAAGTACCTACAGATAAAAGTAATCTGGCTTACCGTGCAGCTGAACTCATGGTGAAGGAATTTCCAGATACCTTTGCCAAGTATGGTGGAGTAGAAATTACCATCGACAAGCATATTCCGGTAGCAGCTGGGTTGGCTGGAGGTTCGACAAACGCCGCAGCAGTGTTGGTAGGGATAGATTTACTCTGGAATTTGGGGTTAACTCAAACAGAACTCGAAGAATTAGGAGCAATCTTAGGTTCAGACGTACCCTTCTGTATCGCAGGTGGAACGGTAATTGCTACAGGTAGAGGCGAACAACTTTCTCCCCTGCCGAGTTTAGACAATATATATATAGTATTGGCGAAATATCGGAGCTTAGAAGTTTCCACTGCTTGGGCGTACAAAACTTATCGGCAGCAGTTTGGTAATACATATATAAAAGATAATGCCGACTTAATCGCTCGTGCTAATGCAGTTCACTCCGGGCCGATAGTGAAAGCCATAGCCAATAAAGATGCAGCAGACATCGCTCAAAAATTGCATAACGATCTAGAGCGTGTAGTCTTACCAGAATATCCCCAAGTTCTGCAACTGCGAGAATTGTTTGCGTCACAGGAAGGTGTTTTAGGAACGATGATGTCTGGTTCCGGCCCAACAGTTTTTGCTTTGGTTGAATCGCAACAGCAAGCAGAAGTAGTTAAGCAACAAATAAGAGCCGCTATTCCTGATGAAGATCTAGAATTATTTGTGACGCGAACAGCTACACATGGAATTAAAATCGCATCCTCAGTTTAA
- a CDS encoding dimethyladenosine transferase has product MVRPRKVFAQHWLKSEKALDAIVKAAECQESDRVLEIGPGTGILTRRLLPFVQSLVAVEIDRDLCALLAKQLGKRENFLLLQGDFLTLDLHENLAAFPNFQNQNKVVANIPYNITGPIIEKLLGTIANPNPQPFDSIVLLVQKEVAERLYAKAGSKTFGALSVRVQYLAECELICTVPASAFHPAPKVDSAVVRLRPRQIETPAIDPRKLENLIKLGFGAKRKMLRNNLQPVVERDRLTHLLEQLEINPQVRAEDLSVSQWVTLANEVGSLKSEG; this is encoded by the coding sequence ATGGTGCGACCGCGCAAGGTCTTTGCTCAGCATTGGCTCAAAAGTGAGAAGGCTCTGGACGCTATTGTGAAGGCGGCGGAATGTCAGGAGAGCGATCGCGTTCTGGAGATTGGCCCGGGAACGGGTATTCTGACTCGTCGTTTATTACCTTTTGTGCAATCGTTAGTGGCTGTAGAAATCGACCGGGATTTGTGTGCATTATTAGCAAAGCAATTAGGTAAAAGAGAAAATTTTCTCCTATTACAAGGGGACTTTTTGACTTTGGATTTACATGAAAACTTGGCAGCATTTCCTAATTTCCAAAATCAAAATAAAGTAGTTGCTAATATCCCCTATAACATCACCGGGCCGATAATCGAAAAACTCCTGGGTACGATTGCTAATCCCAATCCTCAACCGTTTGATTCAATAGTATTATTAGTGCAAAAAGAAGTAGCAGAAAGGTTGTATGCGAAAGCAGGTTCAAAAACTTTTGGAGCGTTGAGCGTTAGGGTGCAATATCTGGCAGAATGTGAGTTAATTTGTACAGTACCCGCAAGTGCATTTCATCCTGCACCAAAAGTCGATTCAGCAGTAGTTAGGTTGCGTCCTCGACAGATAGAAACACCAGCAATCGACCCGCGAAAATTAGAGAATTTGATCAAGCTAGGATTTGGGGCGAAGCGGAAAATGTTACGAAATAATTTACAACCAGTAGTAGAACGCGATCGCCTGACCCACTTACTGGAACAATTAGAGATAAATCCCCAAGTACGCGCTGAAGACCTCAGCGTCTCCCAATGGGTGACTCTAGCTAATGAAGTAGGAAGTCTGAAGTCTGAAGGCTAA
- a CDS encoding two-component sensor histidine kinase, whose product MACNLISVDKNTYESLQQELIELRQIVESNRCLDSVEPSLQQMRSFIEYTPAAIAVFDRQMRYLAASRRWREDYSLSDEDIIGRSHYEIFPQIPQHWREIYQRCLAGAIEESAEDAFPGANGKIEWVKWEIHPWYEDFGAVGGIVICTEAIANRKQSEKLLRNITANVPGAIFQFTNRNGVWRVDYISDFIWELAGITAADMIQDFNSFVARVHPEDIENYVASVVETVENSIPWHYEGRLIKPNGEIIWWQGDSTPIRNDQGEIIFCGVLLDITDRKQVEAELKQLNEELETTEARLQRLADNVPGMLYEFCLQPDGQMSFPYVSSGCREILEIEPEQIIEDASLLFAQIDPEDTSQVLQAMNYSAQTLENFEQDWRIITPVGLQKWVKSFSRPERQAAGETTWYGCLIDISDVYDGLRQRQKIQQQLQEQAQFLQSIWEGVDYGIFVLDVLDDGEEFRYVKFNPAMLRNSSIPLESFVGKTMAEALPADMAHYYRQRYRECIKSGKSIFYEEFFYIHDQETWWLLNVTPLLDSTSRISQLVITATDITERKQTEQERQRFVSLIENSSDFIGFASLEGKAMFINEAGLKLIGIDNLAAVEDFKIIDCILPEDREYMRRHILPAVIERGLWQGEYRFRHFPTEEAIPVDFNMFIVKNSETGDPLCLATITRDISERKQAEARLQEQEQFLRSIYDGVPQLIFIVDVLESGTFRFAGCNSAAEKIVGVNHEKMTGKTPEELHGAIEGAAITQRYQRCIEAGSAISYEECLSFDGKETWWFTTINPLRNSESRIYRLVGTTLNITERKQAEEALQASQHFIQRIADSSPNVLYIFDLEEQRNVYANQEIATLIGYSNTEIQQMGENLIPTIMHPDDWETVRHHHEKFITAKDGDIVEFEFRVRRPNCEWCWLYTRETPFNRNNEGQIKQILGVSTDITERKQAEIKLQQQAQNLEATLSELQRTQTQLIHSEKMSSIGNMVAGVAHEINNPVNFIHGNLIPASQYTKDLLRLVELYQQHYPDPPEEIQAEIVDIDLDFLKEDLVKLLESMRIGTQRIREIVLSLRNFSRLDEAEFKQVDIHEGLDSTLMILHNRLKSKQNHPEISVIKEYAKLPLIDCYPGQLNQVFMNILSNAIDALEESLVTKCEQIINPQIRICTEVIDRNRVAIRISDNGKGIPPAIRSKLFDPFFTTKDVGKGTGLGLSISYQIVVDKHSGKLSCNSAPEQGAEFVIEIPVNQPKVPQ is encoded by the coding sequence ATGGCTTGCAATCTTATCTCTGTAGATAAAAATACTTACGAATCTCTTCAACAAGAGCTGATAGAACTACGTCAGATAGTAGAGTCTAATCGCTGCTTGGATAGCGTTGAACCTAGTCTACAGCAGATGCGCTCGTTTATAGAATACACTCCAGCTGCGATCGCTGTATTTGACCGTCAAATGCGTTACCTCGCAGCTAGTCGGCGGTGGCGAGAAGATTATAGCTTGAGCGATGAAGACATTATTGGTCGCTCTCATTATGAAATATTCCCCCAAATTCCCCAACATTGGCGGGAAATTTACCAACGTTGTTTAGCAGGTGCGATTGAGGAATCCGCAGAAGATGCTTTTCCTGGTGCAAACGGGAAAATCGAATGGGTGAAGTGGGAGATTCATCCTTGGTACGAAGATTTTGGTGCAGTTGGTGGGATCGTCATCTGTACGGAAGCGATCGCTAATCGCAAACAGAGCGAAAAGCTTTTAAGAAATATTACCGCTAATGTACCAGGTGCAATTTTTCAGTTCACCAACCGTAATGGTGTTTGGAGAGTCGATTATATCAGCGACTTTATCTGGGAACTGGCGGGAATTACAGCAGCAGATATGATACAGGATTTCAATAGCTTTGTGGCTCGCGTGCATCCAGAAGATATTGAAAACTATGTGGCCTCAGTAGTAGAGACAGTGGAAAATTCCATTCCTTGGCACTACGAAGGACGGTTAATTAAACCTAACGGAGAAATTATTTGGTGGCAAGGAGACTCAACTCCTATACGTAACGACCAAGGGGAGATTATCTTCTGTGGTGTACTATTAGATATTACTGACCGCAAGCAAGTAGAAGCAGAACTCAAACAACTCAATGAAGAGTTAGAAACTACTGAAGCAAGATTACAGCGACTAGCAGATAACGTACCGGGAATGCTGTACGAATTTTGCCTTCAACCAGATGGTCAAATGTCTTTTCCCTATGTTTCTTCAGGATGTCGAGAAATTCTAGAAATCGAACCGGAACAGATTATAGAAGATGCTTCCTTATTGTTTGCCCAAATTGACCCGGAGGATACTTCACAAGTACTCCAAGCAATGAATTACTCTGCCCAAACGCTGGAAAACTTTGAGCAAGACTGGCGAATAATTACTCCTGTAGGTTTGCAAAAATGGGTAAAATCATTTTCCCGACCAGAACGTCAAGCTGCTGGAGAAACAACTTGGTATGGGTGCTTAATTGATATTAGCGATGTCTACGACGGGCTACGCCAACGCCAAAAAATACAACAACAACTACAAGAGCAGGCACAGTTTTTACAAAGTATTTGGGAAGGTGTAGATTATGGCATTTTTGTCTTGGATGTTTTAGATGATGGTGAAGAGTTTCGTTATGTGAAATTCAATCCAGCCATGCTCAGAAATAGTTCCATTCCCCTTGAATCCTTTGTAGGAAAAACAATGGCAGAGGCGCTACCTGCTGATATGGCACATTACTATCGCCAACGCTATCGCGAATGTATCAAATCAGGCAAGAGCATATTTTATGAGGAGTTTTTCTATATTCATGACCAGGAAACTTGGTGGTTATTAAATGTCACGCCTCTGTTAGATAGTACCTCACGCATTTCTCAGTTAGTGATAACAGCAACTGACATCACAGAACGCAAGCAAACTGAACAGGAACGGCAAAGATTTGTTTCTCTGATTGAAAATAGTAGTGACTTCATTGGTTTTGCCAGCTTAGAAGGAAAAGCCATGTTTATTAATGAAGCTGGATTAAAGCTAATTGGAATTGATAATTTAGCAGCAGTAGAAGACTTCAAAATTATTGATTGCATCTTACCAGAAGACAGAGAATATATGCGGCGGCACATTTTACCTGCTGTTATAGAACGTGGTTTATGGCAGGGAGAATATCGTTTCCGACACTTTCCCACTGAAGAAGCAATCCCAGTTGACTTTAATATGTTCATAGTTAAAAATTCAGAGACTGGCGATCCTTTGTGTTTGGCAACAATTACTCGTGATATTAGCGAACGCAAACAAGCAGAAGCTCGATTACAAGAACAAGAACAGTTTTTACGCAGCATTTATGATGGGGTTCCGCAATTAATATTTATTGTCGATGTGCTAGAAAGTGGTACATTTCGTTTTGCTGGTTGTAACTCAGCAGCAGAAAAAATAGTAGGTGTGAATCATGAAAAGATGACTGGTAAAACTCCAGAAGAGTTGCATGGAGCGATTGAAGGTGCAGCAATAACTCAGCGATATCAACGCTGTATAGAAGCTGGTAGTGCAATTTCTTATGAAGAATGTTTGAGTTTCGATGGTAAAGAAACCTGGTGGTTTACTACTATCAATCCTCTGCGAAATAGCGAAAGTAGAATTTATCGGCTTGTGGGAACTACTTTAAATATTACAGAGCGCAAACAAGCAGAAGAAGCACTACAAGCTAGTCAACACTTTATTCAACGCATTGCCGATTCTTCTCCTAATGTTCTCTACATTTTTGATTTAGAAGAACAACGCAATGTTTACGCAAATCAAGAAATTGCTACTCTTATCGGTTACTCTAATACAGAAATTCAGCAAATGGGAGAAAATCTGATTCCCACCATTATGCATCCAGATGATTGGGAAACAGTCAGACATCACCATGAAAAATTTATTACAGCCAAAGATGGCGATATTGTTGAATTTGAATTTCGAGTCAGACGTCCTAATTGTGAGTGGTGCTGGCTCTACACTCGGGAGACACCATTCAACCGGAATAATGAAGGACAAATTAAGCAAATTTTGGGTGTATCAACTGACATTACAGAGCGCAAACAAGCGGAAATTAAATTACAACAACAAGCACAAAACTTAGAAGCAACCTTGAGCGAACTCCAACGTACCCAAACCCAACTCATCCACAGTGAGAAAATGTCCTCAATAGGCAATATGGTTGCAGGCGTTGCTCATGAAATCAACAATCCAGTCAATTTCATTCACGGTAATTTAATTCCTGCCAGTCAATACACCAAAGACTTATTACGATTAGTAGAACTCTATCAACAACACTACCCCGATCCTCCCGAAGAAATTCAAGCAGAAATTGTCGACATTGACCTTGATTTTCTCAAAGAAGACTTAGTAAAACTTCTAGAGTCTATGCGGATAGGTACTCAACGCATTCGTGAAATAGTCCTATCGCTCCGCAATTTTTCGCGTTTAGATGAAGCTGAATTCAAGCAGGTAGACATCCATGAAGGTCTTGATAGTACTCTGATGATTCTTCACAACCGCTTGAAATCTAAACAAAATCACCCAGAGATTTCGGTAATTAAAGAATATGCTAAACTTCCTTTAATTGATTGCTACCCAGGTCAATTAAATCAGGTATTTATGAATATTTTAAGTAATGCTATTGATGCTTTAGAAGAGTCATTAGTAACTAAATGTGAGCAAATTATCAATCCTCAAATTCGCATTTGTACAGAAGTTATCGATCGGAATCGCGTAGCTATCCGAATTTCAGATAACGGTAAGGGAATCCCTCCAGCAATTCGCTCGAAATTATTTGACCCTTTCTTTACTACAAAAGATGTAGGTAAAGGGACTGGATTAGGGTTATCAATTAGTTACCAAATTGTTGTAGATAAACATAGCGGTAAGTTATCTTGTAATTCCGCACCAGAACAAGGAGCAGAATTTGTGATTGAAATTCCTGTTAATCAGCCCAAAGTCCCACAGTAA
- a CDS encoding site-specific recombinase XerD-like protein, which yields MSSNESSNYDPRNAEWDGVGIDQWEPSKWKQWKAKSSPSDESVKIEREYLRIKHAIGQANSALSLDRVKVKLKLTSVKTIGLQGTFPCKPGDIGKNGSPSKQYTISLGFAANDLGVKTAVVKARELDLLLITKQFRWTPELLGKQAQKLALPEQENSPKLISEWIEDYQREFWKTHQKNRQGIRTWETHYMRHLKKLPQDLPMSSYALEKALERTKPNTSGRFFLVWQLKKFCEFCGINGLKTIDAYATPKPYPTIRQVPSDEEIIQGFTKIGLPLSAYASKENLTQPEQWQWAYGMLATYGLRPHELFAIDIEAFTNTQNTFHLVTLNPSLTEGTKTGERSCGIPPLHPHWVELFDLKNIKFPYNEGKLSNKTAKLYIRFRVTNLGFRPYELRHAYAIRGHRLQVPIKTMADYMGHTVQEHTKTYQRWMNEDANLAIYREVVIHRQGTTKEALKARISELEAEVQALKAENATIKGLLIQHQLGELLS from the coding sequence ATGTCTAGCAATGAATCTAGTAACTACGACCCTCGTAATGCTGAATGGGATGGTGTTGGAATTGACCAATGGGAGCCATCTAAGTGGAAACAATGGAAAGCCAAATCTTCCCCATCAGATGAAAGTGTAAAGATAGAGCGTGAATATCTTCGGATAAAACACGCTATTGGGCAAGCTAACTCGGCATTAAGTTTAGATAGAGTGAAGGTCAAACTTAAGCTAACTAGCGTTAAAACTATTGGTTTACAAGGGACTTTTCCCTGTAAACCTGGCGATATTGGAAAAAATGGTAGTCCAAGTAAGCAGTATACCATTTCGCTTGGGTTTGCTGCGAATGATTTAGGTGTGAAAACGGCAGTAGTAAAAGCACGAGAATTAGATTTATTGTTGATAACAAAACAATTTCGGTGGACACCAGAGTTATTAGGTAAACAAGCACAAAAGCTAGCTTTACCAGAACAGGAAAATTCTCCGAAACTTATTAGTGAATGGATTGAAGATTATCAGCGAGAATTTTGGAAAACTCATCAAAAGAATCGTCAAGGTATACGAACTTGGGAAACTCATTACATGAGGCATTTAAAAAAACTTCCTCAAGATTTACCTATGTCTTCATATGCATTGGAGAAAGCATTAGAAAGAACTAAACCGAATACATCAGGAAGGTTTTTCTTAGTATGGCAACTGAAGAAGTTTTGCGAGTTTTGCGGAATTAATGGCTTAAAAACAATTGATGCTTATGCAACTCCTAAACCATATCCAACAATTCGCCAAGTGCCATCAGATGAAGAAATTATCCAAGGCTTTACTAAAATTGGGCTGCCTTTATCAGCTTATGCTAGTAAAGAGAATCTAACACAACCCGAACAATGGCAATGGGCTTATGGGATGTTAGCAACTTATGGCTTAAGGCCACATGAATTATTTGCGATAGATATAGAAGCCTTTACTAACACTCAAAATACTTTTCATTTAGTAACTCTAAATCCGAGTTTGACAGAGGGTACTAAAACTGGCGAGCGCAGTTGCGGAATTCCGCCATTACATCCCCATTGGGTGGAATTATTTGATTTAAAAAATATAAAATTTCCTTACAACGAAGGCAAATTAAGTAATAAAACGGCAAAACTTTATATCAGATTTAGAGTTACTAATTTGGGGTTTAGACCCTATGAATTACGTCACGCTTATGCAATCCGCGGACATCGCCTACAAGTGCCCATTAAAACGATGGCCGATTATATGGGACATACAGTGCAAGAGCATACCAAGACATATCAAAGATGGATGAACGAAGATGCAAATTTAGCAATTTATCGCGAAGTTGTCATTCACAGACAGGGTACAACAAAGGAAGCCTTGAAGGCAAGAATTAGTGAATTAGAAGCAGAAGTACAGGCTTTGAAGGCTGAAAATGCAACAATTAAAGGATTGTTGATTCAGCATCAGTTGGGCGAATTACTGAGTTAG
- a CDS encoding helix-turn-helix protein, CopG, with the protein MNNKKKTSRFDDLIDAARSRQQRDNIQPTENKPSSHSKSTNPEYTRTTIYLPKHLHRKLKAVAASQERQMSDIMTELVEQWLLSNNQGKDENS; encoded by the coding sequence TTGAATAATAAGAAGAAAACTAGTCGCTTTGACGATCTAATTGATGCTGCTCGTAGCCGTCAACAACGAGACAATATACAGCCAACTGAAAATAAACCTTCTTCCCACAGCAAAAGTACTAACCCAGAATATACTCGCACAACCATTTATCTGCCTAAGCATCTGCATCGCAAACTTAAAGCAGTAGCAGCTTCTCAAGAGCGACAAATGAGCGACATTATGACAGAGTTGGTTGAGCAATGGCTTTTATCTAATAATCAGGGTAAGGATGAAAATAGCTAG
- a CDS encoding cobyrinic acid a,c-diamide synthase, whose amino-acid sequence MFRHFKNVQMFRLCSRILGLFACKFKMIITVAAFKGGVGKSTTALHLATYLQNTADTLLVDGDLNRSALDWSNRGCLPFKVADEKQGIVLAKLYENIVIDTPARPDPDELKTIARGCDLLVIPTTPDAIALAATMQMVEALKQFKTNYRILLTLIPPNPNKAGEDARAALLKAGLPVFKSGIRRLAVFQRAALEGVPVNAVKDSYAQIAWRCYAEVGKEILENSK is encoded by the coding sequence ATGTTTAGACATTTTAAAAATGTCCAGATGTTTAGGTTATGCAGTAGAATCTTGGGATTATTTGCTTGTAAATTCAAAATGATTATTACTGTGGCGGCGTTTAAGGGGGGTGTTGGCAAATCAACTACAGCGCTACACCTGGCTACATATCTTCAAAACACAGCTGATACACTGCTAGTAGACGGCGACCTCAACCGCAGTGCTTTGGATTGGTCAAATCGAGGTTGTTTACCATTCAAAGTTGCTGATGAAAAGCAAGGAATAGTTCTGGCAAAACTCTACGAAAATATTGTGATTGATACGCCAGCTAGACCAGATCCAGATGAACTAAAAACGATTGCTAGGGGATGCGATTTGCTAGTAATACCGACAACTCCTGATGCGATCGCATTAGCTGCAACAATGCAAATGGTGGAAGCTCTGAAGCAATTTAAGACAAATTATCGTATTTTGCTGACTCTGATTCCACCAAATCCTAATAAAGCAGGAGAAGATGCTAGAGCAGCTTTATTAAAAGCAGGATTACCTGTATTTAAATCTGGAATTCGGCGGTTGGCTGTATTTCAAAGAGCCGCTTTAGAAGGAGTACCAGTCAATGCTGTTAAAGATTCTTACGCGCAAATTGCATGGCGTTGTTACGCTGAGGTGGGAAAGGAGATATTAGAGAATTCAAAATGA